In Brevundimonas sp. SGAir0440, one DNA window encodes the following:
- the ilvA gene encoding threonine ammonia-lyase, biosynthetic, with translation MQDTIRRILTARVYDVADETPLDPLRRLSARLKRPVLLKREDLQPVFSFKIRGAYNKIAGLSEDELSKGVICASAGNHAQGVALAAARRNTLATIVMPTTTPGIKVAAVRALGGEVVLHGDSFDEAYAHARELEGRTGAAFIHPFDDPDVIAGQGTVGLEIARQHADPIEAIFVPIGGGGLAAGVATIVKFLRPETRIVGVEPVDAPTMKSAIDAGQVVTLNEVGLFADGVAVRRAGTETFRLCKDLLDEIVLVDTDAICAAIKDIFDDSRAVAEPSGAVALAGLKAWAAAHPGTGSLIAINSGANLNFDRLRHVAERAEIGEGAEALLAVAMKDDRDDYRRFLDSLDGRSVTEFNYRWSGDGQAQIFVGVALRNGPPERDDLIAALRSGGYAVEDMSDNETAKLHVRYMVGGRTVGLHHERILRFQFPERPGAFLRFLNSLQPAWALTLFHYRNHGDDVGRVLAGISVPPQEQAQLTAALADLGYPYVDETANPACRLFLDGA, from the coding sequence ATGCAGGACACCATCCGCCGCATCCTCACCGCGCGCGTCTATGATGTGGCGGACGAAACGCCTCTCGACCCGCTGCGCCGCCTGTCGGCCCGGCTCAAGCGGCCCGTTCTGCTAAAGCGGGAAGACTTGCAGCCGGTCTTCTCGTTCAAAATCCGTGGCGCCTACAACAAGATCGCTGGCCTGTCTGAGGATGAGTTGTCCAAGGGCGTCATCTGCGCCTCTGCCGGCAATCATGCGCAAGGGGTGGCCCTAGCGGCCGCTCGCCGCAATACGCTTGCGACCATCGTGATGCCCACCACCACACCCGGCATCAAGGTGGCGGCTGTGCGGGCCCTGGGCGGCGAGGTGGTTCTGCATGGCGACAGCTTCGACGAGGCCTACGCCCACGCCCGTGAACTGGAGGGCCGGACCGGCGCGGCGTTCATCCACCCCTTTGATGACCCCGACGTCATCGCGGGCCAGGGCACGGTGGGGCTCGAGATCGCCCGTCAGCACGCCGATCCGATCGAAGCCATCTTCGTGCCCATCGGCGGCGGGGGCCTGGCCGCCGGGGTCGCGACCATCGTCAAATTCCTGCGGCCCGAGACCCGGATCGTTGGAGTCGAGCCGGTGGATGCGCCGACGATGAAGTCCGCCATCGACGCGGGGCAAGTCGTGACCTTGAACGAGGTCGGCCTGTTCGCCGACGGCGTCGCCGTGCGTCGAGCCGGGACCGAGACCTTCCGCCTCTGCAAGGATCTGCTGGACGAGATCGTGCTGGTGGACACCGACGCCATCTGCGCCGCGATCAAGGACATCTTCGACGATAGCCGCGCAGTCGCCGAACCCTCCGGAGCCGTCGCGCTGGCGGGGCTGAAGGCCTGGGCCGCCGCTCATCCCGGAACCGGCAGTCTGATCGCCATCAACTCCGGCGCCAACCTGAACTTCGACCGTCTGCGTCATGTCGCCGAACGGGCCGAGATCGGAGAGGGCGCTGAGGCTCTGCTGGCCGTGGCGATGAAGGACGACCGCGACGACTACCGTCGATTCCTGGACAGTCTGGACGGTCGTTCAGTCACCGAGTTCAACTATCGCTGGTCCGGCGACGGGCAGGCGCAAATCTTCGTCGGCGTCGCCCTGCGAAACGGTCCGCCCGAGCGGGACGACCTGATCGCGGCGCTTCGTTCCGGCGGCTATGCGGTCGAGGACATGAGCGACAATGAGACCGCCAAGCTGCACGTCCGCTACATGGTGGGCGGCCGCACCGTCGGCCTGCACCACGAGCGTATCCTGCGCTTCCAGTTCCCCGAACGCCCCGGCGCCTTCCTGCGGTTCCTAAACAGCCTGCAACCCGCCTGGGCCCTGACGCTGTTTCACTATCGCAACCACGGCGACGACGTCGGCCGGGTGCTGGCGGGCATCAGCGTTCCGCCCCAGGAGCAGGCACAGCTAACCGCCGCCCTGGCCGATCTGGGCTACCCCTACGTCGACGAAACCGCCAATCCGGCGTGCCGCCTGTTTCTGGACGGCGCGTAA
- a CDS encoding methyl-accepting chemotaxis protein: MFSFNRLSIALKLAVVAGLAIGALMIVAAIGVTAYSGAIVRDMAGRYAESAALEASQEIRNEIVSAGTGAKTLAATLGAARQTGLTDRAAYMALVKPNAEATDQVMGAWFMAAPDAVGADAAHIRDAASSSNVNGRLSIYWVRRDGQISLEPEADGSDFEQAYYTEPMASGAPVVVEPYEENIGGGKVAMTSVAYPVRANGRIIGVAGLDITLANLSQRLAAMKPLGTGRVTLVSNKGVWVAHPDAAVRGQAYADAGADIVRNVIAERQAQAVEGVSVNGEPVRRLVQPVILPGQKATWAVVLDIPVATIEAPARQLALMLLVGGVLIIAAIIVALLITSDRLIRRPLARLTADVRTMSDGRYDIPVAGADKADELGQIARALEGFRLELADGLARRDQQQRERAAAETDRRRHAEETELFAASQTRAVETLGEGLSRLAAGDLAWRMPEAGFTADTRRIPEDYNAALHQLHTTMTGIWTTAQSMRGGCQDIAAAADSLSRRTEQQAAGLEQTAAALDELTQTVRSSAENAERARDITQAAQAAADKGEAVVQDAIGAMSEIEQSSTQINQIVGVIDEIAFQTSLLALNAGVEAARAGEAGRGFAVVASEVRSLAERSASAAKEIKALIALSQRNVQRGSDQVSLTRDSLSAIAVQVAEANALVRTIAAATREQSVGIGEINVAINQMDQFTQQNAAMVEESTAASHALTSEAGELEGLISRFDLGQTAQSRRAA, encoded by the coding sequence ATGTTCTCGTTCAATCGCCTGTCCATCGCCTTAAAGCTCGCCGTGGTGGCGGGGCTCGCCATCGGCGCCTTGATGATCGTCGCGGCCATCGGCGTGACGGCCTATTCCGGCGCGATCGTCCGCGACATGGCCGGCCGATACGCCGAAAGCGCTGCGCTAGAAGCCTCGCAAGAAATCCGCAACGAGATCGTCTCGGCCGGCACGGGCGCCAAGACCCTGGCCGCGACCTTGGGCGCCGCACGACAGACGGGACTGACCGACCGCGCCGCCTATATGGCGCTGGTCAAGCCGAACGCCGAAGCCACCGATCAGGTGATGGGCGCCTGGTTCATGGCTGCCCCGGACGCCGTCGGCGCCGACGCCGCCCACATCAGGGATGCGGCGAGCAGTTCGAACGTCAACGGACGACTTTCCATCTATTGGGTGCGTCGTGACGGTCAGATTTCCCTGGAGCCCGAGGCTGACGGCTCCGACTTCGAACAGGCCTATTATACCGAGCCGATGGCCAGCGGCGCGCCGGTCGTGGTCGAACCGTACGAAGAGAACATTGGCGGCGGCAAGGTCGCGATGACCTCGGTCGCCTATCCGGTGCGCGCCAACGGCCGCATCATCGGAGTCGCGGGCTTGGACATCACCTTGGCCAACCTGTCGCAGCGCTTGGCGGCGATGAAGCCGCTGGGCACGGGCCGCGTCACACTGGTGTCGAACAAGGGCGTCTGGGTCGCCCATCCGGACGCCGCCGTGCGAGGCCAAGCCTATGCGGACGCTGGCGCGGACATCGTGCGCAACGTCATCGCCGAACGCCAGGCCCAGGCGGTCGAGGGCGTCAGCGTAAACGGCGAGCCGGTTCGGCGTCTGGTCCAGCCTGTCATCCTGCCCGGTCAAAAGGCGACCTGGGCCGTCGTGCTGGACATTCCTGTCGCGACGATCGAGGCCCCGGCGCGGCAGTTGGCCTTGATGCTTCTGGTCGGCGGCGTTCTGATCATCGCCGCCATCATCGTCGCCCTTCTGATCACCAGCGACCGTCTGATCCGACGCCCGCTTGCGCGTCTGACGGCCGATGTGCGGACCATGAGCGACGGACGCTATGACATTCCCGTCGCCGGTGCGGACAAGGCCGACGAACTGGGCCAGATCGCGCGGGCGCTCGAAGGGTTCCGGCTTGAGCTTGCGGACGGTCTGGCGCGGCGCGACCAGCAGCAGCGCGAACGTGCGGCCGCCGAGACCGATCGTCGCCGGCACGCCGAGGAGACGGAGCTCTTCGCCGCCTCGCAAACGCGCGCCGTCGAGACGTTGGGAGAAGGTCTGTCGCGTCTCGCCGCCGGCGACCTGGCCTGGCGGATGCCGGAGGCGGGCTTCACCGCCGACACGCGTCGCATCCCAGAAGATTACAACGCCGCGCTGCATCAGCTGCACACGACGATGACCGGCATCTGGACCACGGCCCAGTCGATGCGCGGCGGATGTCAGGACATCGCCGCAGCCGCCGACAGCCTGTCGCGCCGCACCGAGCAGCAGGCCGCCGGTCTGGAACAGACCGCCGCCGCGTTGGACGAGCTGACGCAGACCGTGCGCAGCAGCGCCGAAAACGCCGAGCGCGCCCGAGACATCACTCAGGCCGCTCAGGCGGCGGCCGACAAGGGCGAGGCCGTGGTGCAGGACGCAATCGGCGCCATGTCGGAGATCGAGCAGTCCTCGACCCAGATCAATCAGATCGTCGGCGTCATCGACGAGATCGCTTTCCAGACCAGCCTTCTGGCCCTGAACGCCGGCGTCGAGGCCGCTCGGGCCGGGGAAGCCGGACGCGGTTTCGCCGTCGTCGCCTCCGAGGTGCGGAGCCTGGCCGAGCGGTCGGCCAGCGCCGCCAAGGAAATCAAGGCGCTGATCGCCCTGTCGCAAAGAAATGTGCAGCGCGGATCCGATCAGGTGTCGCTGACGCGCGACAGCCTCAGCGCCATTGCTGTCCAGGTGGCGGAGGCCAACGCCCTGGTTCGCACCATCGCCGCCGCGACGCGCGAACAGTCGGTCGGCATCGGTGAGATCAATGTGGCGATCAATCAAATGGACCAGTTCACCCAGCAGAACGCCGCCATGGTCGAGGAATCCACCGCCGCCAGCCACGCTCTGACGAGCGAGGCCGGCGAACTGGAGGGTCTGATCAGTCGCTTTGATCTGGGTCAGACGGCGCAGTCCAGACGCGCCGCCTGA
- a CDS encoding host attachment protein, which translates to MKLSNGALVAVVDGEKLALFKNTNASDIKLTPLETPAIADRVSGSAGRRSNEANPDNDTQAEDGFAMGVAEVLNKWSVTNKIDDLLVIAAPKTLGELRKHWHKDLQAKLVGEIAKDLTGHSSDQIAAAIDKA; encoded by the coding sequence ATGAAACTTTCCAATGGCGCGCTGGTGGCGGTGGTCGATGGCGAGAAGCTGGCCCTGTTCAAGAACACGAACGCCTCGGACATCAAGCTGACGCCGCTGGAAACGCCGGCCATCGCGGATCGGGTGTCGGGTTCGGCCGGCCGCCGATCCAATGAGGCGAACCCAGACAATGACACCCAGGCCGAGGACGGTTTCGCCATGGGCGTCGCCGAGGTGCTGAACAAATGGTCGGTCACCAACAAGATCGACGATCTGCTGGTGATCGCCGCGCCCAAGACGCTGGGCGAGCTGCGCAAGCATTGGCACAAGGACCTTCAAGCCAAGCTGGTCGGCGAGATCGCCAAGGACCTTACGGGCCATTCCAGCGATCAGATCGCCGCAGCCATCGATAAGGCGTGA
- a CDS encoding LamG-like jellyroll fold domain-containing protein: MPDVLPLDRRRLMALVASGAAATMLPGCATMTAASPRQTVWTFDRLADIGGIETRVEGAPGLIDSPFGRAVQFDGVDDALFIDQHPLAGAETFTFEALFRPDGGAFEQRWFHLAEEAPADQPPSQTRFLFEIRVVQDRWYLDAFTRGPGYNHTLIFPERLHPCGQWFHVAQTFDGVLYRAYVDGVLQGEHPVPFKPQGPGRASVGCRINRVNYFKGAVRQARFTHAALPPERFTRS, encoded by the coding sequence ATGCCTGACGTCCTGCCGCTGGACCGCCGCCGCCTGATGGCCTTGGTCGCATCGGGCGCCGCGGCTACGATGCTGCCGGGGTGCGCGACCATGACGGCTGCATCGCCGCGCCAGACGGTATGGACCTTCGATCGCCTGGCCGACATCGGGGGAATCGAGACCCGCGTCGAGGGCGCGCCGGGCCTGATCGACAGCCCCTTTGGCCGAGCGGTTCAGTTCGACGGCGTGGACGACGCCCTGTTCATCGATCAGCATCCGTTGGCCGGGGCCGAAACCTTCACGTTCGAGGCCCTGTTCCGACCCGACGGCGGCGCCTTCGAGCAACGCTGGTTTCATCTCGCCGAAGAGGCGCCGGCCGATCAGCCGCCGTCGCAGACGCGCTTCCTGTTCGAGATTCGCGTGGTTCAGGACCGCTGGTACCTGGACGCCTTCACGCGCGGGCCCGGCTACAACCACACCCTGATTTTCCCCGAGCGGCTCCATCCGTGCGGACAGTGGTTCCACGTCGCGCAAACCTTCGACGGCGTCCTGTACCGGGCCTATGTCGACGGGGTCCTGCAGGGCGAACACCCGGTGCCGTTCAAGCCGCAAGGGCCAGGCCGCGCTTCGGTCGGTTGCCGCATCAACCGCGTGAACTACTTCAAGGGCGCGGTGCGTCAGGCCCGCTTCACCCACGCCGCCCTGCCGCCCGAACGATTCACACGGAGCTAA
- a CDS encoding methylated-DNA--[protein]-cysteine S-methyltransferase — MTKQPDMHLTLDRIPSPVGEVLVVTDADGAVRALDFHDYEARLRLLLRRHYGEVVLTEGRAPKPVRRAVEAWFGGDLTAFDAITVRTGGTEFQRAVWKALRDIPTGETRTYGQLAAAIGAPKAVRAVGLANGANPVGVIVPCHRVIGANGTLTGYAGGLERKRWLLGHEAGGRLL, encoded by the coding sequence ATGACCAAGCAGCCTGACATGCATCTGACCCTGGATCGCATCCCGTCCCCGGTCGGCGAGGTGCTGGTCGTCACCGACGCCGACGGAGCGGTGCGGGCGCTTGATTTCCACGACTACGAGGCCCGTCTGCGCCTGCTGCTGCGCCGACATTACGGTGAGGTCGTGCTGACCGAAGGCCGCGCGCCGAAGCCAGTGCGCCGGGCGGTCGAAGCCTGGTTCGGCGGCGACCTGACCGCCTTCGACGCCATCACGGTCCGCACCGGCGGCACGGAGTTCCAACGCGCGGTGTGGAAGGCCTTGCGCGACATCCCGACCGGCGAGACCCGCACCTATGGTCAGCTTGCTGCGGCCATCGGCGCGCCCAAGGCCGTCCGCGCCGTGGGTCTGGCCAACGGCGCCAATCCGGTCGGCGTCATTGTGCCCTGCCATCGCGTGATCGGAGCGAACGGGACGCTGACCGGCTATGCGGGCGGCCTTGAGCGCAAACGCTGGCTGTTGGGGCATGAAGCGGGCGGTCGGCTGCTTTAG
- a CDS encoding bifunctional transcriptional activator/DNA repair enzyme AdaA has translation MDQSLDQEACWRAVVARDARFDGRFFTGVTSTGIYCRPVCPARTPKRENVVFHPSAAAAEAAGLRACLRCRPETAPEMGAWRGTSNTVSRALALIEAGALDVGDTDALATRLGMGERQLRRLFRQHLGAAPVSVAQTRRVFLAKQLIHETDLSMAEVAMASGFGSVRRFNETFQALYGRAPSDLRRRKVDADAGGVIKIGLSYRPPYDWDAMMLTLATRGVAGEAVVDDVWTRRLRPDVDGAEGAVTVRPAEPGKAAVEARIDNLKALPGVLARVRRVFDLAADPEAITRDLSADPVLHAAIRASSGLRLAGDWIDAGEDAPSDRLATTDAALLARAERWRPWRAYGALYWALSEERRDDQAA, from the coding sequence ATGGATCAGTCGTTGGATCAGGAGGCTTGCTGGCGCGCCGTCGTGGCGCGGGACGCCCGTTTCGACGGGCGTTTCTTCACCGGCGTCACCTCGACCGGCATCTATTGTCGGCCCGTCTGCCCGGCGCGGACGCCGAAGCGCGAGAATGTGGTCTTTCACCCCAGCGCCGCAGCGGCCGAGGCTGCGGGCTTGCGGGCCTGTCTACGATGCAGGCCGGAGACGGCGCCGGAAATGGGCGCTTGGCGAGGCACGTCCAATACTGTGAGCCGGGCCTTGGCGCTGATCGAGGCGGGTGCGCTGGATGTCGGCGACACGGACGCTCTGGCGACACGGCTGGGCATGGGCGAGCGACAGCTGCGCCGCCTGTTCCGTCAGCATCTGGGCGCGGCCCCGGTCAGCGTGGCCCAGACGCGGCGTGTCTTCCTGGCCAAACAGTTGATCCACGAGACCGACCTGTCGATGGCCGAGGTGGCGATGGCGTCGGGCTTCGGCAGCGTGAGACGATTTAATGAGACGTTTCAGGCCCTGTATGGTCGCGCACCGTCCGACCTGCGGCGTCGCAAGGTCGATGCGGATGCGGGCGGGGTAATCAAGATCGGTCTGTCCTACCGCCCGCCCTATGACTGGGACGCCATGATGTTGACCTTGGCGACGCGCGGCGTCGCGGGCGAGGCGGTTGTCGATGACGTCTGGACCCGGCGGCTGCGCCCCGACGTGGATGGCGCGGAGGGTGCGGTGACGGTGCGCCCCGCCGAGCCGGGCAAGGCGGCGGTCGAGGCGCGGATCGACAATCTGAAAGCCTTGCCGGGCGTGCTGGCGCGGGTGCGGCGCGTGTTTGACCTCGCCGCCGATCCCGAGGCGATCACGCGCGACCTGTCGGCCGATCCCGTTCTGCACGCCGCAATCAGGGCGAGCTCGGGGTTAAGGCTTGCGGGCGACTGGATCGACGCCGGCGAGGATGCGCCCAGCGACCGGTTGGCGACGACGGACGCCGCGCTGCTGGCGCGCGCCGAGCGGTGGCGGCCGTGGCGGGCCTACGGCGCACTCTATTGGGCCCTGAGCGAGGAACGGCGAGATGACCAAGCAGCCTGA
- a CDS encoding helix-turn-helix transcriptional regulator: protein MGDPRLGSRLKEARTAAGLTQQGLADKASVSRKTINTVENGVFVPSTVLALELARALDTTVEALFFLRD, encoded by the coding sequence ATGGGTGATCCCAGGCTCGGCTCGCGGTTGAAAGAGGCGCGAACCGCCGCAGGCCTGACGCAGCAGGGGCTGGCCGACAAGGCCAGCGTCTCGCGCAAGACCATCAATACGGTCGAGAACGGCGTCTTCGTACCCTCGACCGTTCTGGCCCTTGAACTCGCCCGGGCCTTGGATACGACGGTCGAGGCCTTGTTCTTCCTGAGAGACTGA
- a CDS encoding PadR family transcriptional regulator: MSENDEALLFESLRLELRRGSLILAVLASLRREQYGYSLRVALGEVGVEMEESTLYPLLRRLESQGLLDSEWREEERRKKRFYRLSPRGEAMLERLAVEWRGLSASLEKML, translated from the coding sequence GTGAGCGAGAACGACGAGGCGTTGCTGTTCGAGAGTCTGCGGCTGGAGCTGCGGCGGGGGTCGTTGATCCTAGCCGTGCTGGCGAGCCTGCGGCGCGAGCAATACGGCTATTCGCTGCGGGTCGCCTTGGGCGAGGTCGGGGTCGAGATGGAGGAGAGCACCCTCTATCCGCTGCTGCGCCGGCTGGAGAGCCAGGGGCTGCTGGACAGCGAATGGCGCGAAGAGGAGCGGCGCAAGAAGCGCTTCTACCGCCTGTCGCCGCGCGGGGAGGCGATGCTGGAACGGCTCGCCGTGGAATGGCGCGGCTTGTCGGCCTCGCTGGAGAAGATGCTGTGA
- the uvrB gene encoding excinuclease ABC subunit UvrB: MNRSSTPKPAAAKPAKPVHVPNPGVQEASAAFIRDTGKMPMFAPVAGPRLTPEEPVAAPADWVPHRPSHEGKKKGGRFRLETKYTPAGDQPAAIAELVAQAQAGDRDQVLLGVTGSGKTFTMAKVIEETQRPALILAPNKTLAAQLYSEFKSFFPDNAVEYFVSYYDYYQPEAYVPRTDTYIEKDSSINEQIDRMRHSATRAILEREDVIVVASVSCIYGIGSVETYTAMTFTLKVGDQIDEAKLRADLIALQYKRNDLNFDRGMFRKRGDVIEIFPVHLEDRAWRISLFGDELEAIQEFDPLTGKKTADLNEITVYAASHYVTPRPTLNQAAAGIKAELKETLDWMVENGKLLEAQRLEQRTRFDLEMMEATGSCAGIENYSRWLTGRAPGEPPPTFFEYIPDNALLFVDESHVTIGQINGMFRGDYRRKSTLAEYGFRLPSCIDNRPLKFEEWEAMRPQTVHVSATPGPWEMEQAGGVFVEQVIRPTGLIDPPVEIRPVSGKTRNQVDDVIDEVKATTAKGYRSLVTTLTKKMAEDLTEYMHEQGIRVRYMHSDVDTLERIEILRDLRLGTFDCLIGINLLREGLDIPECGLVAILDADKEGFLRSETSLIQTIGRAARNVDGRVILYADRMTGSMERAIAETDRRRERQMAYNAEHGITPETVKRDIKEIMDSPYESREMDRLTKPGVAEASKPFVGSNFQAALRDLEGRMREAASNLEFEEAGRLRDEIKRMKLMDLEFANEALTGAGEAVDKSAPKRWRAEAAAEAQERFRKGRL; this comes from the coding sequence ATGAACCGTTCTTCGACGCCGAAGCCCGCCGCCGCCAAGCCGGCCAAGCCCGTTCACGTCCCCAATCCAGGGGTGCAGGAGGCCTCGGCCGCCTTTATCCGCGATACGGGCAAGATGCCGATGTTCGCCCCGGTCGCCGGCCCGCGCCTGACGCCGGAGGAGCCGGTCGCTGCGCCCGCCGATTGGGTGCCGCACCGCCCCTCGCACGAGGGCAAAAAGAAAGGGGGCCGCTTCCGGCTGGAGACCAAATACACGCCCGCCGGCGACCAGCCCGCCGCCATCGCCGAACTGGTGGCCCAGGCCCAGGCCGGGGACCGCGACCAGGTCCTGCTGGGCGTCACCGGCTCGGGCAAGACCTTCACCATGGCCAAGGTGATCGAGGAAACCCAGCGCCCCGCCCTGATCCTGGCGCCGAACAAAACGCTGGCGGCCCAGCTCTATTCCGAATTCAAATCGTTCTTTCCCGACAACGCAGTCGAATACTTCGTCAGCTACTACGACTACTACCAGCCAGAAGCTTATGTTCCGCGTACGGATACGTACATTGAGAAGGACTCAAGCATAAATGAGCAGATTGACCGGATGCGGCACTCTGCCACGCGCGCTATACTAGAACGCGAAGACGTCATTGTTGTGGCGTCGGTGTCCTGCATTTACGGCATCGGGTCGGTTGAGACCTATACGGCGATGACGTTCACGCTGAAGGTGGGGGACCAGATCGACGAGGCGAAGCTGCGGGCGGATCTGATCGCGCTGCAGTACAAGCGCAACGACCTGAACTTCGACCGGGGGATGTTCAGGAAGCGTGGCGATGTGATCGAAATCTTCCCGGTCCACCTGGAGGATCGGGCCTGGCGGATCAGCCTGTTTGGGGACGAGCTGGAGGCGATCCAGGAGTTCGATCCGCTGACGGGCAAGAAGACGGCCGATCTGAACGAGATCACCGTCTATGCGGCCAGCCACTATGTGACCCCGCGCCCGACGCTGAACCAGGCCGCCGCCGGCATCAAGGCGGAGCTGAAGGAGACGCTGGACTGGATGGTCGAGAACGGCAAGCTGCTGGAAGCGCAACGCCTGGAGCAACGCACCCGCTTCGACCTGGAGATGATGGAGGCCACCGGCAGCTGCGCCGGCATCGAGAACTACAGCCGCTGGCTGACGGGCCGCGCGCCGGGCGAGCCGCCGCCGACCTTCTTCGAATACATCCCCGACAACGCCCTGCTGTTCGTGGACGAGAGCCACGTCACCATCGGCCAGATCAACGGCATGTTCCGGGGCGACTACCGCCGCAAGTCGACGCTGGCGGAATACGGCTTCCGCCTGCCCTCCTGCATCGACAACCGCCCGCTGAAGTTCGAGGAATGGGAGGCCATGCGCCCCCAGACGGTACACGTGTCAGCCACCCCCGGCCCGTGGGAGATGGAACAGGCGGGCGGCGTCTTCGTCGAGCAGGTGATCCGCCCCACCGGCCTGATCGACCCGCCGGTCGAGATCCGCCCCGTCTCGGGCAAGACCCGCAACCAGGTCGACGACGTGATCGACGAGGTCAAGGCGACGACGGCCAAGGGCTATCGCAGCCTGGTCACCACCCTGACCAAGAAGATGGCCGAGGACCTGACCGAATATATGCATGAGCAGGGCATCCGCGTCCGCTACATGCACTCCGACGTCGACACGCTGGAGCGGATCGAGATTCTGCGCGACCTGCGGCTGGGGACCTTCGACTGCCTGATCGGCATCAACCTGCTGCGCGAGGGTCTGGACATCCCCGAGTGCGGCCTGGTCGCCATCCTGGATGCGGACAAGGAGGGCTTCCTGCGCTCGGAGACCTCATTGATCCAGACCATCGGCCGCGCCGCGCGCAATGTGGACGGCCGCGTCATCCTGTACGCCGACCGCATGACCGGCAGTATGGAGCGCGCCATCGCCGAGACGGACCGCCGTCGCGAACGGCAGATGGCCTATAACGCCGAACACGGCATCACGCCCGAAACGGTCAAGCGCGACATCAAGGAGATCATGGACAGCCCCTATGAGTCGCGCGAGATGGATCGCCTGACCAAACCGGGCGTGGCCGAAGCCTCCAAACCCTTCGTCGGCTCCAACTTCCAGGCCGCCCTGCGCGACCTGGAAGGCCGCATGCGCGAGGCCGCCTCCAACCTGGAGTTCGAGGAAGCCGGCCGCCTGCGCGACGAGATCAAGCGCATGAAGCTGATGGACCTGGAGTTCGCCAACGAAGCCCTGACCGGCGCCGGCGAAGCCGTCGACAAGTCCGCCCCCAAACGCTGGCGCGCCGAGGCGGCGGCGGAGGCGCAG